A DNA window from Acropora palmata chromosome 12, jaAcrPala1.3, whole genome shotgun sequence contains the following coding sequences:
- the LOC141860093 gene encoding uncharacterized protein LOC141860093 — MSKANKIEWSNIGGALPKPKRLHLEKDDVDNLYHCPIEPCEHDGFQSQRGCRKHVNNKHGWFLYFDEKPRVHLKLAPNSSKVQTKSSASSSTDDDLSSTRSKPGARLMPSFSPSGEIGEQLTTWLTGSGGGYKKARPAQQIVSRCLKFLKFCCEEEEELSFDVIDFSLCSPSLLFKFIDCLQEECKLGHGGRLGYIDAISELIDFRKVNGASDGVLRKLSATELYIKRARKTVAKMMRLQWTQDLDVESLEARGHWASMEELLEVVSFHLPRYEQTVKTCQNDPGRVSPSDLTFATQFLAIYLFIKVKGSRPMTYQYLTVEMVKEAKANGGFIDQKTFKTAGKYGFDSVILTETSMQILDGYIHFVRPLLKPRCDFVLVTENGSQHSKLGNEMSKLVFDAIGKYVHPTRYRQIVETQSLHALNDKEHRVLSEDQKHCSVVAKVHYQKRRSREVAVKAHECLQKLQGTKGSEVAMEVNTRFGSSSTSSTATFEPVIECARSENTRPNIDTPPRSNRLLSQGHQRRPLRFTTHEDDLLKKGIDKHGFGRWTAILRDPDFGFQKGRLADSLKKRAELRFLPNEKP; from the coding sequence ATGAGCAAAGCAAACAAGATCGAGTGGTCTAATATCGGTGGCGCATTGCCTAAACCAAAACGTCTTCACCTAGAAAAAGACGATGTGGACAATTTGTACCATTGCCCGATCGAACCGTGCGAACACGACGGATTTCAAAGCCAACGCGGGTGTAGGAAACACGTCAACAACAAGCATGGCTGGTTCCTCTATTTCGACGAAAAACCTCGCGTACATTTAAAGCTTGCCCCAAACTCTTCCAAAGTGCAAACGAAATCGTCCGCCTCCTCGAGTACGGATGATGATTTATCGTCTACGCGATCGAAGCCGGGCGCAAGATTAATGCCTTCCTTCTCGCCTTCCGGTGAAATTGGCGAGCAATTGACGACTTGGTTGACAGGAAGTGGCGGCGGTTACAAAAAGGCTCGTCCGGCACAACAGATTGTCAGTAGGTGCTTGaaatttctcaaattttgctgcgaagaggaggaagaattaAGTTTCGACGTGATCGATTTTAGCCTCTGTTCTCCAAGCCTGCTGTTTAAGTTCATCGATTGTTTACAAGAGGAGTGCAAGCTCGGTCATGGCGGGAGATTGGGCTACATAGACGCGATTTCAGAGTTGATCGACTTCAGAAAAGTCAACGGTGCATCGGATGGAGTTCTTAGAAAGTTATCCGCGACGGAATTGTACATCAAAAGGGCGCGCAAGACAGTGGCGAAGATGATGCGATTGCAGTGGACGCAAGATCTCGACGTCGAATCGTTAGAGGCCAGGGGCCACTGGGCAAGCATGGAAGAGCTGTTAGAAGTCGTGTCTTTTCACTTGCCTCGCTACGAACAGACCGTGAAAACGTGCCAGAATGATCCCGGTCGAGTGAGTCCCTCCGACTTGACATTTGCAACCCAATTTTTGGCCATCTACTTGTTCATCAAGGTGAAAGGATCGCGTCCCATGACTTATCAATATCTCACAGTTGAAATGGTAAAGGAAGCAAAGGCGAACGGCGGTTTCATCGATCAAAAGACCTTCAAGACTGCGGGAAAATACGGATTCGACTCTGTGATTCTCACAGAAACAAGCATGCAAATACTCGACGGCTATATACATTTCGTGAGGCCTTTACTTAAGCCCCGGTGCGACTTTGTCTTGGTCACCGAAAACGGAAGCCAACACAGCAAATTGGGCAACGAGATGAGCAAGTTGGTCTTCGACGCTATTGGCAAATACGTTCACCCCACGCGTTATCGCCAAATCGTCGAAACGCAAAGTCTTCACGCGCTTAACGACAAAGAGCATCGAGTTTTGTCCGAAGACCAAAAACATTGCTCTGTAGTTGCCAAAGTGCACTATCAGAAGCGGAGATCGCGCGAAGTTGCTGTCAAGGCCCACGAATGTCTTCAAAAATTACAGGGCACCAAAGGTTCGGAGGTGGCTATGGAAGTGAACACTAGATTTGGCAGCTCGAGTACTAGTTCcacagccacttttgagccaGTCATTGAATGTGCAAGATCAGAAAACACGCGGCCCAACATCGATACCCCGCCCCGTTCAAATCGCTTACTAAGTCAGGGTCATCAACGTCGACCGTTGAGGTTTACGACGCACGAAGACGATCTTCTAAAAAAGGGTATCGATAAGCACGGATTTGGACGATGGACCGCTATCTTAAGAGACCCAGATTTTGGTTTTCAGAAAGGCAGGTTGGCCGATTCTTTGAAGAAGAGGGCCGAACTTCGGTTTCTGCCGAATGAAAAACCTTAG